From the genome of Camelus dromedarius isolate mCamDro1 chromosome 19, mCamDro1.pat, whole genome shotgun sequence, one region includes:
- the DEFB114 gene encoding beta-defensin 114 encodes MKIFYYLLHFLCYVTFILPATCTLVDPDRCSKLYGHCRKRCLKSEKHIDICFSPSKICCVARMFEDDFS; translated from the exons ATGAAGATCTTTTATTATCTCCTTCATTTTCTGTGTTATGTGACCTTCATTCTACCAG CCACATGTACCTTGGTGGATCCTGATCGATGCTCAAAATTGTATGGTCATTGTAGGAAACGCTGTCTTAAAAGTGAAAAGCATATTGATATATGTTTCTCACCAAGTAAGATTTGCTGCGTTGCAAGGATGTTTGAAGACGATTTCTCTTGA